A genome region from Frankineae bacterium MT45 includes the following:
- a CDS encoding 3-isopropylmalate dehydrogenase, translated as MASPNGRTIRYAVGMKLAVIPGDGIGIEVTAQALRVLEAVLPGVEKTEYDLGAARWHRTGETLPDSVLEELRKHDAILLGAVGDPTVPSGVLERGLLLKLRFALDHYVNLRPAKLYKGVSTPLAGEPAIDFVVYREGTEGPYTGNGGALRVGTPHEVATEVSVNTAFGVERVVRAAFARAASRPRKHLTLVHKNNVLVFAGDLWFRTVAAVGKEFPDVTVAYNHVDAATIYLVTDPGRYDVIVTDNLFGDIITDLAAAVAGGIGLAASGNVDPSGTNPSMFEPVHGSAPDIAGQDKADPTAAILSVAMLLEHLGENEAAARVEAAVAADLISRDPANPGATSEIGARLAAAVRA; from the coding sequence ATGGCAAGTCCGAATGGCAGGACGATTCGCTACGCTGTGGGCATGAAACTTGCGGTCATTCCCGGCGACGGTATCGGCATCGAGGTCACGGCTCAGGCGCTTCGCGTCCTGGAGGCAGTACTCCCCGGAGTAGAGAAGACCGAGTACGACCTCGGCGCGGCGCGCTGGCACCGTACCGGCGAGACGCTCCCGGATTCGGTGCTGGAGGAGCTGCGCAAGCACGACGCGATCCTGCTCGGCGCGGTGGGTGACCCGACAGTCCCGTCCGGTGTGCTGGAGCGTGGTCTGCTGCTCAAGCTGCGCTTCGCGCTCGACCACTACGTCAACCTGCGCCCGGCCAAGCTTTACAAGGGCGTCAGCACGCCGCTGGCCGGGGAGCCGGCGATTGACTTCGTCGTGTACCGCGAGGGCACCGAGGGGCCGTACACCGGCAACGGTGGGGCGCTGCGGGTCGGCACGCCGCACGAGGTCGCGACCGAGGTGAGCGTCAACACCGCCTTCGGCGTCGAGCGCGTGGTCCGTGCCGCCTTCGCCCGGGCCGCCTCGCGCCCGCGCAAGCACCTCACCCTGGTGCACAAGAACAACGTGCTGGTATTTGCGGGTGATCTCTGGTTCCGCACCGTCGCCGCAGTCGGCAAAGAGTTCCCGGACGTGACGGTGGCCTACAACCACGTCGATGCGGCCACCATCTACCTAGTCACCGACCCCGGACGTTACGACGTGATCGTCACGGACAACCTCTTCGGCGACATCATCACCGACCTCGCCGCGGCCGTGGCTGGTGGCATCGGCCTCGCCGCCTCGGGGAACGTCGACCCGTCCGGGACGAACCCGTCCATGTTCGAGCCGGTGCACGGCTCGGCCCCGGACATCGCCGGGCAGGACAAGGCCGACCCGACCGCCGCGATCCTCTCCGTCGCGATGCTGCTCGAGCACCTCGGCGAGAACGAGGCCGCGGCCCGGGTCGAGGCCGCGGTGGCCGCCGACCTCATCAGCCGCGACCCGGCCAACCCCGGCGCGACTAGCGAGATCGGCGCTCGTCTCGCGGCGGCGGTCCGCGCCTGA